The genomic DNA GCTCAGACACAGCAGCACCTCGCTGGTCTTGGCCGAGTCGGCGATCTCCTTCTTTGTGAAGTCGCTGTAGCGCTGCTTGTTGAGGAGCATCACGATGATCGTGTCGCTGATCACGACGCAGGTGTTGTCGGCGGAGCTGAACTGGGGGTTGATCGAGTAACCGAGCTCGGTGAAGAACTTCCTCGACGCGTCGACGTCGTTCACGGCCAGGTTCACGAAGATCATCTGCTGGTACATGCGGGGTCTCTCCCATCGGGCGTGCGTGCTATTCGGTGGGTAGACCGGCGGTCGGCACAAAACTCATCGGCCGGCCAGCGGCAGAGCCGCCAGCTCCGCCACGAACAGGGTCAGCGGGAGGAACAGGGCGAGCAGCGCGCCCGCGCGCAGGGCCGCGGCGCTGCGCAGCATGGTGGCGGGAGCGCCGAGGCGGAGCAGCGCGGCCGTGGTGTCGGCGCGGGCGTGCTTGGCCTCCAGGGCGGCGGTGAGCAGGGTCGCCACCGTGCAGCCGGTGACCAGGAGGCCGCCGAGGGTGGTCAGCGGGCCGAAGGCCGGGGCGTCCGCGTCGTAGAGCGCCGTCATGGCGAAGCCACCGGACGCCACCGCGCAGACCACGCCCAGCGGGCGGCCGATCCGGGTCGCCTCCTCCATCAGCACCCGGCCGGCCAGCAGCCGCAGCGCGCCGGGGCTGACGGACTGGAGCAGCCGCCCGCACAGGTGCGTGAGCCCGGGACCGGCCAGCGCCAGCCCGATCGCGGTCAGCACCCAGCCGGCCAGGACGCTCGCGGGCCCGTCGGCCAGACCACCGGGCAGGGACAGCCCGCCGCCGTCCTTCGCCCGGCTCGCGTACGCCTCCACGGCGAGCCCCGCCGCCAGCACCGCGATACCCCAGGGCAGCCCGCGCGGGGCCTCACGGGGAGCGGCGGGGCGCGAGGGGTCAGGGTGTTCGGGCCCGGCTGCGGAGTCGCTCGTGCCCTCCAACTGCTCTGGCTGCGCGGGCTGTTCGGCCGGCTCGCCCGCCGGCCCGCTGCCGCGGCCGGCGCCGCGCAGATGCGCGCCGAAGCGGCCGTACGTCCCGAAGGTCTCGCGGGACCCCGGGCGGCCCAGTGCGCCGAAGCGGCCGTACGACCGCGCCGGGCCCTTCTCCGAGGCGGGGCGGAGGTCCCGGGGGCGCAGGGCGAGGGCCACCGCGACGGAGGCGGTCAGGGGGACGAGGGCGAGGAGGGTCAGTGCGGCGGGGAGGGGGAGGGGCTGGTCCGAGGCCAGGAACTCCGCCGCCGCTCCGTCGAAGGGCATGCCCGTGAGGTCGCCGCGGAGGTGGAGGAAGAAGAGCAGGGCCAGCATGGAGCCGAGGGTGCAGGCGAGGGCGGTCGTGGTCGCCGAGATCGCCATCAGGCGGCCGGGGCCGAGGCCGATCGCGGAGAGGCCGGGGCGGGGTCTCGTCGCCGGGTCGGTGCGGGCGACGGCCATCGCGAAGTAGACGGTGGCGGCCAGCGGGGTCGCGCACCAGCCGAGGCGGAGGGCCGCGGCGGCGGGGGAGTCGGGGTGGCCCATCGCGTAGCCGAGGGTGCAGAGGAGAAGGAAGCCCGTGCCCGCCGAGGCCAACGCGACCAGCAGGCG from Streptomyces sp. NBC_01478 includes the following:
- a CDS encoding VOC family protein, whose translation is MYQQMIFVNLAVNDVDASRKFFTELGYSINPQFSSADNTCVVISDTIIVMLLNKQRYSDFTKKEIADSAKTSEVLLCLSAESREKVDELVNKAVAAGGTANDDVQDQGFMYGRSFEDLDNHSWEVVWMDPAAVQS